AACTCCTGCTCCCCCTGCTGAGGCTGACCCACCGCCTCAGGCTCGCCCAGCTGGCGCGGTTGCGTCGCAGCAAACCAGGGACTGCTCGCCGGTCCCTGGGCGTACTCAAGAGGGTGTGGCCTCTCCGGATCCTCCTCGGGAGGAGACGACACCACCACATCTGCATTGAGGAGTTCGGCACTCATGGTCGGCGCCGATGGAAGCAGCATCGGCTCTATACCCGCCGCGGAAAGCCCCGCGGGAGCCGTCTCCGCCAGCGGTACGCCGTACTTCGCCAGGCGCAGCGGCATCAGCGACTCCACCGGAGCCTTGCGCTTCCACCCGCGGCCGAAGCGGGCCTGGAGGCGGGCCTGGTAGATCAGCCGGTCCTGTTCGAGCTTGATGACCTGCTCGTAACTGCGCAGCTCCCACAGCTTCATCCGGCGCCACAGCATGAAGGTGGGGATGGGGGACAGCAGCCAGCGGGTGAGGCGGACACCTTCCATGTGCTTGTCGGCCGTGATGTCGGCGATCCGACCCACGGCGTGCCGGGCCGCTTCGACGGAGACCACGAACAGGACCGGGATCACCGCATGCATGCCGACACCGAGCGGGTCGGGCCACGAGGCTGCGCCGTTGAAGGCGATGGTGGCCACGGTGAGCAGCCAGGCGGTCTGGCGCAGCAGCGGGAAGGGGATGCGCAGCCAGGTCAGCAGCAGGTCCAGGGCGAGCAGGACACAGATGCCCGCGTCGATGCCGATCGGGAAGACGAGGGAGAAGTCGCCGAACCCCTTGCGCTCGGCGAGCTCACGCACAGCGGCGTACGAGCCTGCGAAACCGATCGCGGCAATGATCACCGCGCCTGCGACCACGAGCCCGATGAGTATTCGGTGCGCACGTGTCAGCTCCCCAGGCCTCAATTCTCCGTCGGACACCACGATTCGCCGTCCTCGAGCCTTTGCTGAACTACCGTCACAAGCGGCGCTGCATCAGCACCAGCAACACCGACTGGCTTCCTGCCCACGAGTAATCGGCCTCCCCTCAGCCACATGGGCACCCATTGCGAACCCCTCACCGACAACGCTGCCTCATCGGTGGCACACGAGACGCAGGACGAAAGGAAAATGGCCACACATCCGACAGGCCGCCGGGCCTTTCACGATGCCTGGGACGCTTCCGCAGCACAGACGGTGCATCTCCCGTCTCCCGCTGGACTGGCCCGCCGCGGCGTCGGTCCAGTGCAACTCGAGCACGCAGGCCAGCCCAGGCAGGCCGGACACAACTCCAATCCTGCAGCCCTCCCGGGACTGCCGCAGCCCGTGCACTCAACCAACGCCCGGTAGGCGACAGCGTCTGGCACGGGCCGGCTCGCGGAAGTCCCCCGCACCCTCGCATCCATGAAAGAGGAAGCGGAATCGGTGGGCGGCGCAGTTTCGCTCGCAGCCCGCAGGCGGGCCGCTATGACTGCCCCGACAGTTCTGCGGACGGGCTTGGGCAACGGACGGGAAGCGACAACATGCTGAACCTGAGAGGCCGTCCAGCCGGCGTCCAGGAGCCCGTCGATGACCAAACCCTGGTCGTGCAGTGCCTGGCCGGTCAGCCGAAGCTCGGGGTGAACGGCCCCTATCGACAGGAGTAGTTCAGTTCCGGGCGTCGTTGCGTTGGTTCGGCAACTGCTCTCCAACGCAGGATTCCTAGACGGCGCAGGAACTCGATCGCCCAGGCCCCTCGACGTGTCACGCGCCCGCTCGTCACGGACGGACGGAATGACAAGTTGGCCGTTCTCTGTGATGGTCTTCTTCAGGCTGGTATTCTTTATGGATCGATCAGCCAAGCCTGGCTTACCCAATGCTGGATTCTCCGATTCAGGTTGCGACCTGCTGTG
The Streptomyces lunaelactis genome window above contains:
- a CDS encoding DUF2637 domain-containing protein; its protein translation is MVSDGELRPGELTRAHRILIGLVVAGAVIIAAIGFAGSYAAVRELAERKGFGDFSLVFPIGIDAGICVLLALDLLLTWLRIPFPLLRQTAWLLTVATIAFNGAASWPDPLGVGMHAVIPVLFVVSVEAARHAVGRIADITADKHMEGVRLTRWLLSPIPTFMLWRRMKLWELRSYEQVIKLEQDRLIYQARLQARFGRGWKRKAPVESLMPLRLAKYGVPLAETAPAGLSAAGIEPMLLPSAPTMSAELLNADVVVSSPPEEDPERPHPLEYAQGPASSPWFAATQPRQLGEPEAVGQPQQGEQEFLDGLEAQFQREDFRRAGDVADFPAARAGEPVQAPEVEQYFLVFERFVSEYGTYPDEQQLAYYMLQLHGQRTSAGALIGGQDLGRHLSAFRARHEAELRSLPGHPGAMPDPGGDAVEEPAIGAEPPAANGENEARGEGLELVSLQAPPLSAAIPPQGSGPAPDMAGELTVVDRYYQAWTVYRREHGREPRDSELSQFLAEQGIVGRSGAPVKPSTLRRYLPQFRIYALWSVQREEHARPRTDSLVKELAELGVTAQYGQPITAPFVEKFLPDFERRWKTFSAAWFSAPA